One Kineosporia sp. NBRC 101731 DNA segment encodes these proteins:
- a CDS encoding ABC transporter ATP-binding protein, which yields MAGGTHESKSETALDIRKLSKIYDGHGRRVEAIRELSFTVRRGELLTVVGPSGAGKTTLLRCICGLLEPTGGEVLLDGVKVIGPPRDLAMVFQEYGRSLFPWMTVRQNVERPLIEKGLGRAERRAVVSDALAAVGLLDSHDAHPWQLSGGMQQRVAIARAVAYRPGVLVMDEPFAAVDAQTRADLEDLVRGLWRHLGVTIVFVTHDIDEAVYLGERVLVLSDRPTVLLQDVTVDLPDERDQLTTRSDARFATLRAQVYRLIQQAKEGVRSRPADSPAERL from the coding sequence ATGGCCGGCGGAACTCATGAGAGCAAGTCCGAGACCGCCCTGGATATAAGGAAACTCAGCAAGATCTACGACGGGCACGGTCGGCGGGTGGAGGCGATCCGGGAGCTGAGTTTCACCGTCCGCCGGGGCGAGCTGCTCACCGTGGTCGGGCCCTCGGGTGCCGGCAAGACCACGCTGCTGAGGTGTATCTGCGGTCTGCTGGAGCCCACGGGTGGTGAGGTGCTGCTCGACGGGGTGAAGGTCATCGGGCCGCCGCGGGACCTGGCCATGGTGTTCCAGGAATACGGCCGCAGCCTGTTTCCCTGGATGACGGTGCGGCAGAACGTGGAACGTCCGCTCATCGAGAAAGGTCTGGGCCGGGCCGAGCGCCGGGCCGTGGTGAGCGACGCCCTGGCCGCGGTGGGGCTGCTGGACAGCCACGACGCGCATCCCTGGCAGCTGTCCGGCGGCATGCAGCAGCGGGTCGCGATCGCCCGGGCCGTCGCCTACCGGCCGGGCGTGCTGGTGATGGACGAGCCGTTCGCCGCGGTCGACGCGCAGACTCGCGCCGATCTGGAAGACCTGGTGCGGGGCCTGTGGCGGCACCTGGGGGTCACGATCGTCTTCGTCACCCACGACATCGACGAGGCGGTCTACCTGGGTGAGCGGGTGCTGGTGCTGTCGGACCGGCCCACGGTACTTCTCCAGGACGTCACCGTGGACCTGCCCGACGAGCGCGACCAGCTCACCACCCGCTCCGACGCCCGGTTCGCGACGTTGCGGGCGCAGGTGTACCGGCTGATCCAGCAGGCGAAGGAGGGGGTCAGGAGCCGTCCCGCAGATTCTCCAGCCGAACGTCTGTGA
- a CDS encoding DUF1349 domain-containing protein, producing the protein MTPDTPGPPFHLVPSPGSDWNLEPGGGSISTTALPRSDVFVDPAGVAAPKHDAATLLAPAPDGDFQLTARVTVDFAADFDAGVLVLWFDELHWGKLCFEYSPAGEPMVVSVVCRGVADDSNAFVVAGESVWLRVSRIDGAFAYHASLDGKTWPMVRYFAIPEGSMADLRIGFLAQSPVGEGCRVRFDEVTFTDVRLENLRDGS; encoded by the coding sequence ATGACGCCCGACACTCCCGGACCGCCCTTCCACCTCGTTCCCTCGCCCGGCTCGGACTGGAATCTCGAGCCGGGCGGAGGGTCGATCAGCACCACCGCGCTACCGAGGTCCGACGTCTTCGTCGACCCGGCAGGTGTGGCCGCGCCGAAGCACGACGCGGCCACCCTGCTGGCTCCCGCCCCCGATGGCGACTTCCAGCTCACGGCCCGCGTCACCGTGGACTTCGCCGCCGACTTCGACGCCGGTGTCCTGGTGCTCTGGTTCGACGAGCTGCACTGGGGAAAGCTCTGTTTCGAGTACTCCCCGGCCGGTGAGCCGATGGTGGTCTCGGTGGTCTGCCGGGGCGTCGCCGACGACTCGAACGCCTTCGTGGTGGCCGGGGAGTCGGTCTGGCTACGGGTCTCGCGCATCGACGGGGCATTCGCCTACCATGCCTCCCTGGACGGCAAGACCTGGCCGATGGTGCGCTATTTCGCCATCCCCGAGGGATCGATGGCCGACCTGCGGATCGGGTTCCTGGCCCAGTCGCCGGTAGGCGAGGGCTGCCGGGTGAGGTTCGACGAGGTCACCTTCACAGACGTTCGGCTGGAGAATCTGCGGGACGGCTCCTGA